In Kushneria marisflavi, the following are encoded in one genomic region:
- a CDS encoding FliI/YscN family ATPase codes for MSLDDLLPRLNDRLSRITPHQIRGRVKRIRGLLIHASIEGVSIGELCYLRDPVSGRRVAAEVIGFEEDDAILSPIGELHGLSTRSEVIATGRAQGIAVGEGLFGRVISPLGEWLDGGPEPGPETLIEYPVHAEPPLPMKRQLIQHPLPLGVRAIDALNTVAKGQRIGLFGEPGVGKSSLLSAIIRGSDADVVVLGLVGERGREVRELLDVQLDARARQRTVCVVSTSDRPAIERARAALAATSVAEYFRDQGRDVLLLVDSLTRFARAQREIGLAAGEPPTRRGYPPSLFAALPRLLERAGPGREGDGSITAIYTVLTEGDGALDPIAEETRAILDGHIVLSGELARREHFPAIDILASRSRLMESVADEAHRRDAARVRNLMSHYRDVELLLQVGEYREGSDDVTDEAIRKHATIESFLRQSPNDHVSFETTLSRLREIAQ; via the coding sequence ATGAGCCTCGATGATTTACTGCCGCGGCTCAATGACAGACTCTCTCGAATAACGCCTCATCAGATCCGGGGACGAGTCAAACGAATTCGTGGACTTCTGATCCATGCAAGCATCGAAGGTGTGAGCATTGGAGAGCTCTGTTATCTGCGTGATCCCGTCAGCGGTCGTCGCGTTGCGGCCGAGGTCATCGGATTTGAGGAAGACGATGCCATCCTCTCACCGATCGGTGAACTGCACGGTCTCTCGACGCGCAGCGAGGTGATCGCTACCGGCCGCGCTCAGGGGATTGCAGTAGGAGAGGGACTATTCGGGCGGGTGATCAGTCCATTGGGTGAGTGGCTGGATGGCGGCCCTGAACCCGGGCCGGAAACACTCATCGAGTATCCGGTACATGCTGAACCACCACTGCCCATGAAGCGACAGTTGATTCAACACCCCCTGCCTCTGGGCGTGCGTGCCATTGACGCACTCAATACGGTCGCAAAAGGGCAGCGTATCGGTTTATTTGGTGAACCCGGCGTTGGTAAATCCTCTCTACTGTCGGCCATTATTCGTGGCAGCGACGCCGATGTCGTCGTACTGGGTCTGGTTGGTGAGCGTGGTCGCGAAGTGCGTGAACTGCTCGACGTTCAGCTGGATGCCAGGGCAAGACAGCGCACGGTATGCGTGGTTTCCACCTCTGATCGTCCGGCAATCGAGCGAGCCCGCGCGGCATTGGCAGCTACCAGCGTTGCCGAGTATTTCCGTGATCAAGGGCGCGACGTTTTGCTGCTGGTCGACAGTCTGACCCGGTTTGCTCGCGCCCAGCGCGAAATCGGCCTTGCCGCAGGTGAACCACCAACCCGTCGTGGCTATCCACCCTCACTTTTCGCCGCCCTGCCCCGCTTGCTCGAACGCGCAGGGCCTGGCCGTGAAGGCGATGGGTCCATTACTGCAATCTATACAGTTTTGACAGAAGGCGATGGTGCACTTGACCCTATCGCCGAGGAAACTCGTGCCATCCTTGATGGCCACATCGTGCTGAGTGGTGAGCTGGCCCGTCGCGAACATTTTCCCGCGATCGATATACTTGCCAGTCGAAGTCGGTTAATGGAGAGCGTTGCTGATGAGGCCCATCGTCGTGACGCTGCCAGAGTACGGAATCTGATGTCGCACTACCGGGACGTTGAACTTCTGCTGCAGGTGGGTGAATACCGCGAAGGTAGTGATGACGTCACCGACGAAGCAATCCGCAAACACGCCACCATCGAGTCTTTTCTTCGCCAGTCTCCGAACGACCATGTCAGCTTTGAAACCACTCTGAGTCGACTGCGGGAAATTGCACAGTGA
- the sctJ gene encoding type III secretion system inner membrane ring lipoprotein SctJ, translating into MALLLMAVLLQACDTDLYTDLDEREANLLVATLARSGVPAKRHADDEGRMTVTVDEDHFADAVDILDRAGLPEHQFANMGDVFQGNGLVSSPVQEKAQMIYALSQELSHTVSQIDGVLSSRVHVVLPDNDLLRGDSTPSSASVFVRYLPSLDINPLIPRIKTLVANGIAGLTYDKVSVVTVASKISEPVNEARQPMMSTFLGIAMPAPSVSRAWWLFGTLIAAIIVLLTVVGWLIWQRRRQQPYELAAPP; encoded by the coding sequence ATGGCATTGCTTTTGATGGCCGTGTTGCTGCAAGCGTGCGATACCGATCTCTATACTGACCTCGACGAGCGCGAGGCAAACCTGCTCGTGGCGACACTGGCGCGCAGTGGCGTGCCGGCCAAGCGCCATGCCGATGATGAAGGGCGCATGACAGTAACGGTCGATGAAGATCATTTTGCCGATGCCGTCGATATTCTCGATCGTGCCGGTCTGCCGGAGCATCAATTTGCCAATATGGGAGATGTCTTTCAGGGAAACGGACTGGTTTCCTCTCCTGTTCAGGAAAAAGCACAGATGATCTATGCGTTGAGCCAAGAGCTTTCGCATACCGTTTCCCAGATAGACGGCGTTCTTTCTTCACGCGTGCACGTGGTGCTTCCCGACAATGATCTGCTCCGCGGCGACAGTACCCCCTCCTCGGCATCCGTATTTGTAAGATATCTGCCATCACTCGATATCAATCCACTGATTCCCAGAATCAAAACGCTGGTAGCCAACGGTATTGCCGGGCTGACTTACGACAAGGTGTCAGTAGTGACGGTTGCCTCGAAAATCAGCGAGCCGGTCAATGAAGCTCGCCAACCAATGATGAGCACTTTTCTGGGCATTGCGATGCCGGCGCCCAGCGTTTCACGGGCCTGGTGGCTGTTCGGTACGCTGATCGCTGCCATCATTGTATTGCTGACCGTGGTGGGGTGGCTGATCTGGCAGCGACGGCGACAGCAACCTTATGAACTGGCGGCACCACCATGA
- a CDS encoding SctD/MshK family protein gives MASDRGRLSSAISFLKRDPYLQRLTHPMVPVVDRVGPWHSQRQYSGEQRMSPPAPSTPSIRHHAMTLEVVTGLHRGAIIELESGTCRIGTDDTSDVWLGDPDIAPVHVVLRFHGRQMAVEAIGGDVSVNGRIIAQGTGVRSELPACIDFADVSMRITPPPTRSFMPRLPRFPVVWHKTASRLVPFVALSTTIGVLIVYEFIGANQADANIGPSAAPVTLDNQTIDSARQIGAVSRQDASQALKARLSQAGLHLNVGQQENYLSVSGEYTPDQAGTWQQIQHWFDRRYGSEQMLLNEAQLKPEAEAPDLQLRAVWLGDNPYVIDDRGERLYPGASLSSGWIISSINDDRVLLSRGDTRYALTH, from the coding sequence ATGGCTTCTGATCGCGGACGTTTGTCGTCCGCGATCTCTTTTTTAAAGCGCGATCCCTATTTACAGCGTCTGACACATCCCATGGTTCCAGTGGTGGATCGGGTTGGTCCTTGGCACAGTCAACGACAATATTCAGGGGAGCAACGCATGAGTCCGCCAGCGCCTTCAACGCCCTCAATTCGACATCATGCCATGACGCTTGAAGTCGTCACCGGCCTTCATCGCGGCGCAATCATCGAACTGGAAAGCGGTACATGTCGAATTGGCACCGACGATACGTCTGATGTATGGCTTGGTGATCCCGATATCGCACCAGTACATGTCGTATTACGTTTTCATGGACGCCAGATGGCTGTGGAAGCTATAGGTGGAGACGTTTCGGTCAATGGCCGCATCATCGCTCAAGGCACCGGCGTTCGTAGTGAATTACCGGCATGTATCGACTTTGCTGACGTCTCTATGCGTATCACGCCTCCGCCGACCCGATCATTCATGCCTCGTTTGCCTCGTTTTCCGGTTGTCTGGCATAAAACGGCCAGCCGTCTGGTGCCTTTCGTGGCACTAAGCACCACTATCGGGGTATTGATCGTTTACGAATTCATTGGCGCCAATCAGGCAGATGCCAACATTGGCCCATCTGCAGCACCTGTCACACTGGATAATCAGACAATCGATAGCGCTCGTCAGATAGGTGCTGTTTCTCGACAGGATGCTTCGCAAGCGCTGAAAGCGCGTCTGAGTCAGGCCGGCCTACACCTCAATGTCGGTCAACAAGAAAACTACCTGAGCGTCTCAGGTGAATACACGCCCGACCAGGCAGGCACCTGGCAGCAGATCCAGCACTGGTTCGATCGTCGTTATGGCAGCGAGCAGATGCTTCTCAATGAAGCGCAACTCAAGCCAGAGGCCGAGGCCCCAGACCTGCAGTTGCGCGCGGTCTGGCTGGGGGATAATCCCTATGTGATCGATGACAGAGGTGAGCGTCTTTACCCGGGAGCTTCTCTTTCTTCGGGATGGATCATCTCGTCAATCAATGATGATCGTGTACTGCTGAGCCGCGGCGATACCCGGTATGCATTGACACATTGA
- a CDS encoding VOC family protein produces the protein MVGSTDLAQAREFYDPLLDCIGLYRHEDDEMDHKWLCYAAPQENILFLVCSPFDQQVATAGNGTMIAFKAHSHDIVDQFYATGMALGATDEGAPALRSQYHDYFYGAYLRDPDGNKLCCVCHDRFKGNEQE, from the coding sequence ATGGTAGGAAGTACTGACCTTGCACAAGCCAGAGAGTTTTATGATCCACTACTGGACTGCATTGGTCTTTATCGCCATGAAGACGATGAGATGGATCATAAATGGCTATGCTACGCCGCCCCGCAGGAGAACATTCTGTTTCTTGTCTGTAGCCCGTTTGATCAACAGGTTGCCACTGCCGGTAACGGCACGATGATTGCCTTCAAGGCGCACAGCCATGACATCGTCGATCAGTTTTACGCGACTGGCATGGCATTGGGCGCTACCGACGAAGGAGCTCCTGCCCTGAGGTCGCAGTATCACGACTATTTTTATGGTGCCTACCTGCGTGACCCCGACGGCAACAAGCTCTGCTGTGTGTGTCATGATCGTTTCAAAGGCAATGAACAGGAATAG
- a CDS encoding tetratricopeptide repeat protein has translation MNRNDDRDAIDLMHLMGHLYLKSGQTQRGMVLLLIAVRMAPRHTGILRALCHGFLAEGNARRALNIIEHLEALSEADPTLSLLKSRAHLVSDDRDLARQSYREYITQKDTHDRQHESHSRSFLHHE, from the coding sequence ATGAACCGGAACGATGATCGCGACGCCATTGATCTCATGCATTTGATGGGACACCTCTATCTAAAGAGTGGTCAGACACAGCGAGGCATGGTTTTACTGCTGATCGCTGTCCGCATGGCACCAAGGCATACGGGTATTTTACGTGCGCTATGCCACGGTTTTCTGGCCGAGGGCAATGCACGTCGTGCGCTCAATATCATCGAACATCTGGAAGCGCTCAGCGAAGCCGATCCGACGCTATCGCTATTGAAAAGCCGCGCGCATCTGGTCAGTGATGATCGCGATCTGGCCAGACAGTCCTACCGCGAATACATTACGCAAAAAGACACCCATGACAGGCAACACGAGAGCCACTCCCGGAGTTTTTTGCACCATGAATGA
- the sctQ gene encoding type III secretion system cytoplasmic ring protein SctQ: protein MKDTIASSSDKAALPSILRRFDPDMLSLHNALHCPREPLVLEWDGHTVHLSLVHDALLPAEKVHFRLCVGDEFINIACNWRTLDLLGAHPARQRSLRQVDPDLAALWLESVWLSWLEPLETFLDADIRVESVPENNAIEKGIRGHTVNQEMMLLLSPESSNEPYLVRIELSATLLIRLQPLLDRHFPRQQHSGSAITTTVTVSTGLQHLALREWRSLQPGDVVLLEQPYGDPTQAEVIVGGCYIAEARVSSEGPTLTSSLRSEGKHHASVTAPDTPLQELDQKEDSMNESSPDNTSPDQEQATGDRADLNDLPLRLTCELGRLELTLGELRELGDGSVLPLGKRPERAVDLVINGRRMGLGRLVMIGDDLGVQIERLNLDG from the coding sequence GTGAAGGATACTATCGCTTCGTCATCGGACAAGGCAGCGTTGCCCAGCATATTGCGCCGGTTTGATCCGGATATGCTATCGCTGCATAACGCACTGCACTGCCCGCGAGAACCTCTGGTTCTGGAGTGGGACGGGCATACCGTGCATTTGAGTCTTGTTCATGATGCATTATTGCCTGCCGAAAAGGTTCATTTTCGACTTTGTGTCGGCGACGAGTTCATCAACATTGCCTGCAACTGGCGCACGCTTGACCTTCTGGGCGCGCATCCGGCTCGGCAGCGCTCCCTGCGCCAGGTTGATCCCGACCTGGCGGCCCTATGGCTGGAGTCGGTGTGGCTTTCCTGGCTCGAACCGCTTGAGACGTTTCTCGACGCCGATATACGTGTTGAGTCGGTACCTGAAAATAATGCTATAGAAAAAGGAATCAGAGGACATACGGTGAATCAGGAGATGATGCTTTTACTGTCTCCTGAATCCAGCAATGAGCCATATCTTGTACGGATCGAACTGAGTGCGACTTTATTAATTCGTCTTCAGCCCCTGCTTGATCGCCATTTCCCGCGACAACAGCACTCTGGCAGCGCAATTACCACGACCGTCACAGTCTCTACGGGCCTCCAGCATCTTGCGCTACGGGAGTGGCGAAGTTTGCAGCCTGGTGACGTGGTGCTGCTTGAGCAACCTTACGGCGATCCGACTCAGGCGGAAGTCATTGTCGGCGGATGCTACATCGCAGAGGCACGTGTCAGCTCGGAGGGGCCAACACTTACAAGCTCGCTTCGATCCGAAGGCAAGCACCATGCATCGGTCACAGCACCAGACACTCCCCTTCAGGAACTTGATCAAAAAGAGGACAGCATGAACGAATCGTCGCCGGACAATACTTCACCTGATCAGGAACAAGCGACAGGCGACAGGGCTGACCTGAACGATCTACCGCTGCGCTTGACCTGTGAGCTGGGCCGTCTGGAGCTCACGCTTGGCGAGCTAAGAGAACTGGGAGATGGAAGCGTTCTGCCTCTTGGCAAACGTCCTGAACGAGCAGTGGATCTGGTAATCAACGGCCGTCGCATGGGGCTCGGCCGTCTGGTGATGATTGGTGATGATCTTGGTGTGCAAATCGAGAGGCTCAATCTGGATGGATGA
- the sctL gene encoding type III secretion system stator protein SctL, translating to MNMLPRRPGNVILRAEQAKAWTDGFAFLDQARQRATDQEEEIRRARETGYAEGLAAGRQKGERDAAELLIKTHADVDHYLAALEPKLGGLVLNLMQRLLGEFDDTERIAMSVRQALGEWRQAQRPCIRVAPELVDRVTEHLAQHYQAATDLSVEADPGLGPSQCLLVSPTAVMNLGIETQLETIAEALSSNPGRKAP from the coding sequence ATGAACATGCTGCCCCGCCGCCCCGGCAATGTCATTTTACGTGCAGAGCAGGCCAAGGCCTGGACCGATGGTTTTGCCTTTCTAGATCAGGCACGCCAGCGTGCCACCGATCAGGAAGAAGAGATTCGGCGCGCTCGCGAAACGGGGTATGCCGAAGGTCTTGCCGCCGGACGTCAGAAAGGTGAGCGTGACGCTGCAGAGCTCTTGATAAAGACCCATGCCGATGTTGATCACTATCTTGCCGCCCTGGAGCCGAAGCTTGGCGGTCTGGTGCTCAATCTGATGCAACGCCTGCTCGGTGAATTCGACGATACCGAACGTATTGCAATGAGTGTGCGTCAAGCGCTCGGTGAGTGGCGCCAGGCACAACGACCCTGCATTCGCGTGGCACCTGAACTGGTAGATCGCGTTACCGAGCACCTTGCCCAACACTACCAAGCAGCGACTGATCTTTCAGTGGAAGCCGACCCAGGACTTGGCCCATCCCAGTGCCTGCTGGTGAGCCCGACAGCAGTCATGAACCTGGGAATCGAGACACAGCTTGAAACCATTGCCGAGGCGTTATCATCGAATCCCGGACGGAAAGCACCATGA
- the sctV gene encoding type III secretion system export apparatus subunit SctV: MNDVLSRLNRLAQKASQRSDVVIAAFMILAVVMMIIPLPTALVDMLIGINIGVSLLILVVAFYISHPVEFSSLPPIILLATLFRLALSITTTRLILLEADAGQIVEAFGNFVIAGEVVIGMVVFLIITVAQFLVITKGSERVAEVAARFTLDAMPGKQMSIDNDARNGDIDTQEARRRRTRLESESQLYGAMDGAMKFVKGDAIAGLVILFVNLIGGLMIGMLEHNMAFGEAVETYSLLTVGDGLIAQIPALLISIGAGTVVTRVSSDNASDLGSEIVGQLGSNSKALGLTATVLFCAAFIPGFATGVFLSLAALMGAGAFLLRRRQRRQEEADSADPALDDSIDETSQASPHLPSISDTTLTAQEGDIRHYRVTVSLGASLAENLSQEILREGLQNTRERVGRRLGISIPAVGMRMEPGLGNRYFAIEIDEVPVLRNELPESSLLLDDDATLLEVVELSAWDQPALAGRGTWQWLPDSAAEKLDEAGIRYLLMSQVLERCLERTLNRYAGEFLGIQETRGLLSEMEQDYAELVSEAIRVVSLHRMAEILRRLVGEGVPIRAMRTILEAMVTWGGQETDSARLADRIRIALARQICHLYARDDRVLPAWVATRSLEEALRTTQRRTQDQPLRSGLPSPLSQALNTWFQQQLKAIDSDLHPIVVITQDVRATLQRWVHQQELDVPVIAWQEIAPEFHLQAISQMRLPKPASPRNAQSEVSG; this comes from the coding sequence ATGAATGATGTCCTGTCACGTCTTAATCGTCTGGCCCAGAAAGCCTCTCAAAGAAGTGATGTGGTGATCGCGGCGTTCATGATTCTGGCCGTTGTCATGATGATCATTCCACTGCCAACAGCGCTGGTCGACATGTTGATTGGTATCAATATCGGCGTCAGCCTGCTGATTCTTGTGGTTGCTTTCTACATATCCCATCCGGTTGAGTTCTCCTCTCTCCCACCGATCATCCTGCTTGCGACCTTGTTTCGGCTGGCGCTATCGATCACCACGACACGTCTGATCCTGCTTGAAGCGGATGCCGGCCAGATCGTCGAGGCGTTCGGCAATTTTGTGATTGCTGGAGAAGTGGTTATTGGCATGGTGGTGTTTCTCATCATTACCGTCGCCCAGTTTCTGGTCATTACCAAGGGTTCTGAACGCGTTGCCGAGGTTGCCGCGCGTTTTACACTTGATGCGATGCCCGGAAAGCAGATGAGCATCGACAACGATGCGCGAAATGGAGATATCGATACGCAGGAGGCACGTCGACGCCGTACTCGCCTTGAAAGTGAAAGCCAGCTTTACGGTGCCATGGATGGGGCGATGAAGTTCGTCAAGGGTGACGCCATCGCAGGTCTGGTCATCTTGTTCGTCAATCTGATTGGCGGACTGATGATTGGCATGCTTGAGCACAACATGGCGTTTGGGGAAGCCGTAGAAACCTATTCGTTATTGACCGTCGGGGATGGTCTGATTGCACAGATCCCCGCATTACTGATCTCGATTGGTGCAGGTACTGTTGTTACCCGTGTGAGTTCGGATAATGCAAGCGATCTGGGCAGTGAGATCGTCGGTCAGCTCGGCAGCAACAGCAAGGCGCTCGGATTGACCGCTACAGTGCTCTTCTGCGCTGCATTTATCCCGGGGTTTGCCACTGGTGTTTTCCTGTCACTTGCGGCCTTGATGGGCGCAGGTGCCTTTCTGCTACGTCGTCGTCAACGTCGTCAGGAAGAGGCTGACTCCGCAGATCCGGCTCTGGACGACTCGATCGACGAGACATCACAGGCTTCACCCCACCTCCCTTCCATATCGGACACCACGCTGACCGCACAAGAAGGAGATATCCGACATTATCGGGTCACGGTGTCTCTGGGAGCTTCTCTGGCCGAAAATCTTTCCCAGGAAATTTTGCGTGAAGGACTGCAAAACACTCGCGAGCGGGTTGGAAGGCGTCTTGGCATTTCGATTCCTGCCGTTGGAATGCGCATGGAACCAGGACTTGGCAATCGCTATTTCGCCATCGAAATTGACGAAGTGCCCGTATTGCGCAACGAGCTTCCAGAGTCATCACTGCTGCTCGACGACGATGCCACCCTGCTGGAGGTAGTCGAACTTTCTGCCTGGGATCAACCTGCGCTGGCTGGACGCGGCACATGGCAGTGGTTGCCCGACAGCGCAGCTGAAAAGCTTGATGAAGCCGGCATACGCTATCTTCTCATGAGCCAGGTTCTGGAACGTTGCCTTGAGCGAACACTGAATCGCTACGCTGGCGAGTTTCTTGGTATTCAGGAAACGCGCGGGCTGCTCTCCGAAATGGAGCAGGACTATGCCGAACTGGTCAGCGAAGCAATTCGTGTGGTGTCGCTACACAGGATGGCTGAAATACTGCGTCGGCTGGTGGGGGAAGGTGTGCCCATTCGCGCCATGCGGACCATCCTTGAGGCGATGGTAACCTGGGGTGGTCAGGAAACGGATAGTGCCCGGCTGGCAGATCGCATCCGCATTGCTCTGGCTCGACAGATCTGCCATCTATACGCCCGCGATGATCGGGTTTTACCCGCATGGGTAGCGACTCGGTCGCTTGAAGAAGCGCTTCGGACTACCCAGCGCCGGACACAGGATCAGCCGCTGCGCAGCGGCCTGCCGTCCCCTCTTTCTCAGGCACTGAACACCTGGTTTCAGCAGCAACTGAAAGCTATAGATTCCGATCTTCACCCCATTGTGGTAATCACACAGGATGTTCGCGCGACCCTTCAACGATGGGTGCATCAGCAGGAACTGGACGTACCCGTTATTGCCTGGCAGGAAATTGCGCCGGAGTTTCATCTGCAAGCCATCTCTCAGATGCGCTTGCCAAAGCCGGCTTCACCCAGAAACGCACAATCCGAAGTCAGCGGCTAA
- a CDS encoding type II and III secretion system protein family protein, translated as MTPGTRYRGRFTFRLAEYWLLCVLLVLLTTLPAYAAVTVDATDDSEALPLETGQGRLLRFDANIASIFVADPAIADVQVVSPGVVYLFGKQSGDTNLIALDANEVNQASLHLQVRDDPGPARKALQDDAGETQIHLRLAGKRLIAEGQSHSVTGAMATQDILEAESPDGISSNRTTFDSATQINIRVRFAEVARDELLDYGVSWNALINNGSFSFGVLTSNIANAPSSDGVDGLLQALQQNNLLQILAEPNITAVSGQTASFLAGGEIPIPVPVGNDLVGIQYKQFGVSLLSTPTLLPNGRISMEVRPEVSSIANNNVQIAGYNVPSLQVRRADTVIEVGSGQTFAIAGLFQRQASDGIERIPVLGDIPILGQLFRSRRFQRNETELVILITPYLVSPSSSPTPRTPLDTARISERPRLGDDPAQHARSAGVDDPFGFYLQ; from the coding sequence ATGACCCCAGGCACAAGATATAGAGGGCGCTTTACCTTTCGGCTGGCCGAATACTGGCTTTTATGTGTATTGCTTGTCCTGCTGACAACGCTTCCGGCATATGCTGCTGTCACTGTCGACGCAACCGATGACAGTGAGGCTCTGCCACTGGAAACCGGGCAGGGGCGCCTCCTGCGCTTTGATGCCAATATCGCCTCGATTTTCGTGGCCGATCCTGCCATCGCTGACGTACAAGTTGTCTCACCGGGCGTCGTCTATCTCTTTGGCAAGCAGTCCGGCGATACCAACCTGATTGCCCTGGATGCCAATGAGGTGAACCAGGCCTCTTTACATCTTCAGGTACGCGATGATCCTGGTCCGGCACGCAAGGCCCTCCAGGATGACGCAGGTGAGACACAGATTCATCTTCGTCTGGCAGGCAAACGCCTGATTGCTGAAGGGCAGAGCCATTCAGTAACGGGTGCCATGGCAACACAGGACATCCTTGAGGCTGAATCACCCGACGGTATCAGCTCAAACCGCACGACCTTCGACAGCGCAACACAGATCAACATTCGGGTTCGTTTTGCAGAGGTCGCTCGCGATGAACTACTTGATTACGGCGTCAGCTGGAACGCTCTGATCAACAATGGCTCCTTCTCCTTTGGCGTACTGACCAGCAATATCGCCAATGCGCCGAGCAGCGATGGTGTTGACGGCCTGCTTCAGGCCCTGCAGCAGAACAATCTGCTACAGATTCTGGCCGAGCCCAACATCACCGCCGTTTCAGGTCAAACCGCAAGCTTTCTGGCCGGTGGCGAAATTCCGATTCCCGTCCCGGTAGGCAACGATCTGGTCGGCATTCAGTACAAGCAGTTCGGTGTGTCGCTTTTAAGCACGCCGACATTACTGCCTAACGGTCGAATCTCGATGGAGGTACGCCCCGAGGTTAGCAGTATCGCCAATAACAATGTTCAGATCGCCGGCTATAACGTGCCATCACTTCAGGTTCGAAGAGCCGATACGGTGATTGAAGTGGGTAGCGGGCAGACATTTGCCATTGCCGGCCTTTTTCAGCGTCAGGCATCAGACGGTATCGAACGTATTCCGGTACTCGGTGACATTCCCATTCTCGGACAGCTGTTCCGTTCCAGGCGCTTTCAGCGTAACGAAACGGAACTGGTCATACTGATCACGCCCTACCTGGTGTCACCGTCCTCGTCGCCGACGCCAAGAACCCCGCTGGACACGGCACGTATAAGTGAACGTCCGCGTCTGGGAGATGATCCGGCTCAACATGCAAGATCGGCAGGTGTCGATGACCCCTTTGGCTTTTACCTTCAATGA
- a CDS encoding tetratricopeptide repeat protein — translation MTITADFSSGTVRLLVVAGMTAILTACSSAQVGSDQDRLLSLADDIDQQGDHSTAAAMYERAIDRNGSSANVLVRLGQARLDAGDNEGAARAFRDALREDIQLAPALLGLGTAQLRLGEAQGARRSLVEAVKTLNSTAAWSRLGAAQALSGEPDEAVNSFRRAMMLDPKSLDVKTNLALAQALAGNGIQAGTEIRDVVNSPLAESRHYRNAVLILVLAGRSDVANHMALPDVSTVERQRLIAQAQRVAALPTAEARARALGLQST, via the coding sequence ATGACGATAACCGCTGACTTTTCTTCCGGTACTGTACGGTTGCTGGTTGTTGCCGGGATGACTGCGATTCTCACGGCCTGCAGCTCGGCGCAGGTTGGTAGTGACCAGGATCGGCTGCTCTCGCTGGCCGACGATATCGATCAGCAGGGCGATCACTCTACTGCTGCGGCGATGTATGAGCGCGCGATCGATCGAAACGGCTCCTCGGCAAACGTTCTGGTGCGCCTTGGGCAGGCAAGACTTGATGCTGGTGATAACGAGGGTGCCGCCCGCGCCTTTCGCGATGCCCTTCGAGAGGATATTCAGCTTGCCCCGGCCCTGCTGGGACTTGGTACGGCCCAATTGCGTCTTGGAGAGGCGCAGGGCGCTCGGCGCAGTCTTGTTGAGGCAGTCAAGACCTTGAACAGCACCGCGGCGTGGAGCAGGCTTGGTGCGGCACAGGCGCTTTCCGGCGAGCCGGATGAAGCCGTGAATTCCTTCCGCCGCGCGATGATGCTTGACCCGAAGAGTCTTGATGTAAAAACCAACCTGGCCCTTGCTCAGGCGCTCGCCGGTAATGGTATACAGGCCGGTACTGAGATACGTGACGTGGTCAATTCGCCCCTGGCCGAGTCTCGCCACTACCGTAATGCTGTCTTGATTCTCGTGCTGGCAGGCCGATCTGATGTTGCGAACCACATGGCGCTTCCGGATGTCTCTACTGTCGAACGTCAACGTTTGATTGCCCAGGCTCAACGCGTTGCAGCGTTGCCTACTGCTGAGGCGCGGGCACGGGCACTCGGACTGCAGTCGACGTAG